In one window of Streptomyces sp. NBC_01224 DNA:
- a CDS encoding alpha/beta hydrolase → MDLATLKAFKPSEYEESADGYRATGDMASAAKDSIDNQICAGVRNQLEGQAAKAALRELHELSKNFHYAQTECGLVSTALNGFAFDMAVAKQKLDAAIEDARANHCTVNPDGSVTYPAGKKPGDEKIADGGSVTGSAGGGPTSDALERQAANIHPNPNYGRAMGYANRIADALKEATDVDQKWAPKLRALKADDDLTVSKRDWADAQSDMGGVREAGKSYLDSLPEPPKDGSPKDNASWWNGLTPEEQAAWLSLRPDTVGALDGLPSTVRDEANRVVLDEKRGELQIELDSIPKPPANEWTWITAGMYPSKVHTDEWMEWHNKYGDRYEQLNKSLKGMHSIQERFDKTGEEGLPEAYLLGFSAEGNGRAIVANGNPDTADHQAVYVPGTTSNLGGIGGDIERMVNVWRVADASPGDKSVSTITWLGYDAPQNIVKDSPFSHYANDGAPAFNRFMDGLDASHTGDSEPHRTAIGHSYGTTLIGSAARQGDLNADDVILAGSPGVQVPKAEQLDVPTGHVWNQEADGDPVPDIGRYGHGGTDWDGPWTIPSDERFGANQMTTDTEGHSDYWKEKTDSLWNQGQVVAGHGDKVNLKPPPDHWAHMR, encoded by the coding sequence ATGGATCTTGCGACGCTGAAAGCCTTCAAGCCGTCGGAGTACGAGGAATCCGCGGACGGCTACCGGGCGACCGGTGACATGGCCAGTGCGGCCAAGGATTCGATCGACAACCAGATCTGCGCGGGGGTGCGCAATCAGCTTGAGGGCCAGGCGGCGAAGGCCGCCCTCCGGGAGCTCCACGAGCTGTCGAAGAACTTCCACTACGCGCAGACCGAGTGCGGTCTGGTAAGCACCGCGCTCAATGGTTTCGCCTTCGACATGGCGGTGGCCAAACAGAAGCTGGACGCGGCGATCGAGGACGCTCGCGCGAACCACTGCACGGTGAACCCGGACGGCTCGGTCACTTATCCGGCAGGCAAGAAGCCCGGCGACGAGAAGATCGCTGACGGCGGCTCGGTGACCGGGAGCGCTGGGGGCGGCCCGACGTCCGATGCCCTGGAGCGCCAGGCAGCGAACATCCACCCGAACCCGAACTACGGCAGGGCGATGGGGTATGCGAACCGGATCGCCGATGCGTTGAAGGAAGCCACGGATGTCGACCAGAAGTGGGCGCCGAAACTGCGCGCGCTGAAGGCCGACGACGACCTGACGGTCTCGAAGCGGGACTGGGCCGACGCGCAGTCGGACATGGGTGGGGTCCGCGAGGCGGGCAAGAGCTATCTCGACTCCCTGCCGGAGCCCCCGAAGGACGGCAGTCCGAAGGACAACGCATCGTGGTGGAACGGGCTCACCCCGGAGGAGCAGGCCGCGTGGCTCTCCCTCCGGCCCGACACCGTGGGGGCGCTCGACGGGCTGCCTTCCACGGTTCGTGACGAGGCAAATCGCGTCGTTCTCGATGAGAAGCGCGGCGAGCTGCAGATAGAGCTGGACTCCATCCCGAAGCCGCCTGCCAACGAGTGGACGTGGATCACCGCAGGTATGTACCCGTCCAAGGTGCACACCGACGAATGGATGGAGTGGCACAACAAGTACGGGGACCGTTACGAGCAGCTCAACAAGTCCCTCAAAGGTATGCATAGCATCCAGGAACGCTTCGACAAGACTGGTGAGGAAGGCCTGCCCGAGGCGTACCTGCTCGGATTCAGCGCGGAAGGAAACGGCCGGGCGATCGTCGCCAATGGGAATCCGGACACGGCTGATCACCAGGCGGTCTATGTGCCGGGTACGACGTCGAACCTGGGCGGCATCGGCGGTGACATCGAACGGATGGTCAATGTCTGGCGTGTGGCTGACGCCTCGCCCGGCGACAAGTCGGTCTCCACGATCACCTGGCTCGGGTACGACGCCCCGCAGAACATCGTCAAGGACTCGCCGTTCAGCCACTACGCGAACGATGGCGCTCCGGCCTTCAACCGGTTCATGGACGGACTCGACGCGTCGCACACCGGCGACTCGGAACCACACCGCACCGCGATCGGCCACTCGTACGGCACGACCCTCATCGGTTCCGCGGCCCGGCAGGGCGACCTGAACGCGGACGACGTGATCCTCGCGGGCAGCCCCGGTGTTCAGGTACCCAAGGCCGAGCAGCTGGACGTGCCCACGGGACATGTCTGGAACCAGGAGGCCGACGGGGATCCCGTCCCGGACATCGGTCGCTATGGGCACGGCGGAACCGACTGGGACGGGCCCTGGACGATTCCTAGCGACGAGCGCTTCGGTGCCAACCAGATGACCACGGACACCGAAGGCCACAGCGACTATTGGAAGGAGAAAACCGACAGCCTGTGGAACCAGGGCCAGGTCGTGGCAGGCCATGGTGACAAAGTGAATTTGAAGCCGCCGCCGGACCACTGGGCGCATATGAGGTAG